One segment of Pseudomonas pohangensis DNA contains the following:
- the ung gene encoding uracil-DNA glycosylase, which translates to MTSDDRIKLEAGWKQALQGEFGQPYMRQLGDFLRSEKAAGKVLYPPGPLIFNALNSTPLDRVKVVIIGQDPYHGPGQAHGLCFSVQPGVPVPPSLLNIFKELKRDLNIDIPGHGCLQSWAEQGVLLLNTSLTVEQGNAGAHKDKGWQTFTDKVIEVVNQHCEHLVFLLWGAHAQSKARLIDASKHLILKSVHPSPLSAYRGFLGNGHFSRTNKFLQQHGQAAIDWRLPPL; encoded by the coding sequence ATGACCAGCGATGACCGCATCAAACTCGAAGCCGGCTGGAAGCAGGCACTGCAGGGCGAGTTCGGGCAGCCCTATATGCGCCAGCTGGGTGATTTCCTGCGCAGCGAGAAGGCCGCCGGAAAGGTGCTTTATCCGCCGGGGCCGCTGATCTTCAATGCATTGAACTCGACGCCGCTGGACCGGGTGAAGGTGGTGATCATCGGTCAGGATCCCTACCACGGCCCCGGCCAGGCCCATGGCCTGTGTTTCTCGGTGCAGCCGGGGGTGCCGGTGCCGCCGTCACTGCTGAATATCTTCAAGGAGCTCAAGCGCGACCTGAATATCGATATACCCGGGCATGGCTGTCTGCAGTCCTGGGCGGAGCAGGGCGTGCTGCTGCTGAATACTTCGCTGACGGTCGAGCAGGGCAATGCCGGCGCGCACAAGGACAAAGGCTGGCAAACGTTTACCGACAAGGTGATCGAGGTGGTCAACCAGCACTGCGAGCACCTGGTGTTTCTGCTCTGGGGCGCCCATGCCCAGAGCAAGGCGCGGCTGATCGATGCCAGCAAGCACCTGATCCTGAAGTCGGTGCATCCGTCACCGCTGTCGGCCTATCGCGGTTTCCTCGGCAACGGACACTTCAGCCGGACCAACAAGTTCCTGCAGCAGCACGGACAGGCCGCTATCGACTGGCGCTTGCCGCCCCTGTAA